ATAAAGAACTTAAGAGAAAAGGAGAGGATGTCGAAGTAGTTTTCATATCTGGGTCTAAAAATGGCGGGATTGAGGCTCAATTAGAATTTTCTAAAAAATTAGATAAGGTTATAGAGGAATTATTACCACAATATGCAGTGGTAGTTTATGATAGTCCAGACGATGCTAAGGCTATTCCAATTATTCAATCTAGGTTAAAAATATCAGCAGTCCAACAAGTGATTGTAGAGCAATACCGAGGAGTTGAAGAAACTTACGTTTTATTAGCTAAGTATATAAGAAAAGCGTTAACTGAAAAACGATACGCAAGAATTTTCCTAGGTGTACCTGGTATAATACTAGCATTAGTAGGTATTTTGTCTATACTTAATTTAACAATTTACATAGAACCTACAATATTAATTACTATAGGATTAGCGATGATTATAAAAGGACTTAAGATTGATGATCTTATAGAAAATTGGTGGGAAAATTCAACTATAATGGTAATTACAGCATCTGTATCAATAATTTCCTTATTGGTAGGTTTAATTAACTTATACATACAGATTCAGCTAACAAAGGGATTACCTCCACTTCAAGAATTTGCGTTTGCAGTGCTGCAAATACTCCCTTATGTAACGTTCTCGGCAATAGTTCTGTTTGGTGGGAAAGCGATTTCTAAGGCGTTGAATAAAGATGTTAAAGTTTGGCATGATATAATTAGGATTATAAACATAATATTTATATATTTTGTATTATTTACTGTAATAAAGGATATTTTAAATAATTCCTATATATTAACTATACAATCATTATATGTACTAATTTTAACTTCAATAATAATAATTTCCATATATATAACACTTAACGCATTAGAAAAATACGGAATATTAGAGAGATTTATAAAAAAGTTTTAGTTATTTTATCTCTTATTTCAGTTGGTAAATTCTCTAATTTTATTACTTGTGCTTTAATTGGTCTCTTTTTGCTGACAAATCCAGTTAATATATATCTCTCTGGTGAGTTCTCATCCCTGCTTTTAAGAACTCTCACTTTTAAATACTTATCCTTGTTTAATTCCACATAAACATACTTGCCATGCTTTAGCAATAGTAAGCACCAATTTTTATGTGATATACATCTTTATATTATTTATGGACTACTTACTAATAGATGCAGGGGGCACATCAACTAAAGTATATGTATATAATAATGGGAAAATTATAAATGAATACAGATTTCAACCAGCTAGTGTAGCTACTGTAGGGATTTATAGAGCTGTTTCTACAATAACTTCTATAGTATCATCGTTTAATAGAAAATTTAAAGGTATTGCAATTTCCTTAGCTGGAATAGATAGTCAGAGTGTCGCTAGGGATGTTAAAAATCAATTATATCCAAAGTTAAGCAGATACGCAGAAAGGATTATAATAGAGCATGATGCTCATGTTGTTTTGATGTCTAATGCTGATAGGGGTTGTGTAACTATTTCTGGTACTGGCAGTATAGTTTATGGATTTGACGGGAAGAAGAGAATAGTGAAGGGAGATAGAGGATGGTTAGTAGGTGATTTATGTTCAGGATTTTGGCTTGGGAGGGAGTTCTTAAGGGAACTATTAAGTGAGTTTCAAGGGCTATCTGCTAGAAATTTTATATATTTTTCAAATTTTAGAAATGAAGACGATTTAGTTAAATTCTTATATGAAAATTCTTGTAATCAAGCTAAGATTGCCTCATTTTCATATAATCTTCTAAATGCGGCAAAAAGGGGTAATAAAAAAGCTATTAATATATTAAGAAATTGCCTACAACAATTCTCATATATTGTTAAGAACGTTTGTGAGAGTGTAAATTCAAATATAATATATTATTTTGGGGGAATGTTCGAGTCATCTATCTATGTAGAGTTATTCACTAAAGAAGTTGAGAAAAAAGGAATAAAAAGTATTAAAAGTAAGAATATAATAAATGGATTACTTAGACTTTTACAACTCTAATTCTTCTTCCTCTTCAATTGGTTTAATGCAATCTAATTCGCTAAGTTTATCGAATATTTTCTTTACAGCTTTTGCTGCTTCATCTTCTCTCTTGGCCCCAGTAATTACCATTTTTCCACTGCTAAAGATTAAAAGTACAACTCTTGGATCGTCCATTCTAAATATTAATCCTGGAAACTGTTCCGGCTCGTACATATTATTTTCTAGTAAGAAAGCAGCTTTATCTAAGTTAACATGGACGTGTAAGTTAGCAGAGGCAACTATGTTTTGAATTTGTATTTTAGGTTTTCCAACAATTTTTATACCATATTTTTTAAGAGTTTTTATAATTCTTTTTACAGCTTTTATTAATTCTTCAGTACTTTTAGCGCCCGTAACTACCATCTTACCTGACTTAAATATTAAAGCGGTTACTTTAGGCTGTTCTAATCTAAATATTAATCCTGGAAACTGATCTGGATCGTATTCTATATTAGGAATACTTCTCTCCATCGCATATAAGTCTAGATTTTGCTCTAATGTAACAGTAGCAACGATGTTTTCTATATTTACAACAGGTTTATATGAGGGTGAGGAGTTAGATATAATAACTCACCTTAAAAACTTTTTTCTTCTAAACTTATAAATCCCTCTTTTAAATAAGTATGTTCCTTAAGAGGCCTAATTCTGGAAATTCCATTATTCCCTCTCCCTCAACTATGACATAAGGTTTCGCTTTTTCTAGAATTGCATATTCTTTTACTAAATTGCTCATATAATTCGAATGAATTAATGATATATCATTTCCTGCTTGATAAATCCCAATTGCAGGTAAAATTATAATTTTTGAACCAGGGGTATTCTTTATAGGAACCTCTAAAAAACATTGAAATTTCCTAGAAAATCCTAACCTATCTCTTATAGACAGTCTAGGATGTTCGTGTCCTATAATGTATATCGTATCACTTCTAGGTATTATTTGCTTATGACCATGCGTGATGAAAATTTCACCAATATCTAAATCTTCAACTAGTTTTACGTTATCAAATTTTTCTGTAACCAAAGAAATATAATTATCATGGTTTCCTTTTACTATAGTTAAGTTTGCCCCTTCATTCTTTAAATATGTCAATATTTCATTTAATTCCTCCTTTTCTTGTCTAGTTAATCTATCAAATGTATGTTTAAAGTCTCCATTTACTATAATATTTTTAGTATTGAATACTGATATTGCTTTATTTACTATATTTATAAATCTTTTTTTCTGTATTCTCGGAATATATATACCCTTTTTTGACATTTCTCCTTCATAGCCTATATGTACGTCTGATAGTACTATACTGTTAATGTTTTTGATGAATAGTACTGGCAGATCTTCATCTATCTGAATTCCTTTAGCTATTTCTAGCATTGATGATATTATTAAGCGGAATTTTATATTATTTTTTAATGGGCGTATTAAACCTAGTAGGGCTTGGAATCTCTAAGAAATTCTTGACTGAGGTTGCAATAAGAACATTAAAAGAATCAGATATAATATATTTTGACAATTATACATCCAAATCTTGTGATATAAATGTTAACACTTTAAGGGAAATAGTGGGAAATAAAGGAAATATTATAGAAGCAGATAGAACATTATTGGAAAACAATTCTAGATTAATTATGGAATATCTAGACAAGAATTACAAGGTTAGTATAGCTGTTATAGGCGATGCGTTAATAGCAACAACTCATGTGTCATTGGTAGTAGAAGCTAAGCAAAGAGGACATGAAGTTAATATAATTCCTGGCATTTCGGTACACTGCTATATTATTTCAAAATCTTTACTTTCATCATATAAATTTGGAAAATCTGTAACTATTACTTTTCCATATGACGATTTTATTGATCCTGCAATATATAATGTTATAAGTGAAAATAAACAACTCGGTTTACATACCATATTATATTTAGATCTCAAAGAGGGGAGGGCTATGACTGCTAATGAGGCAATACAAATTTTATTAAAATTAGAAGGAAAATTCAAAATGAATGTAATCTCTAAATCAGATATTATAATAGTAGGAGCTAGGCTTGGTTGTGATGATGAGAGAATAATTGCTACTACCATAGAAGAAGCTCTTAAAGCTGATTTTGGGAGTACCCCACACATTATTATACTTCCTGGTAATCTTCATTATATGGAGGCTGATGCAATAAAATGGATGCTGATGAAGTAAGGAGTAGAGTAGAGAAATATATAAAAGGAATGGAAGAACGGCTCAAGAACGTCAATATGGCGACGATAGAAGAAGAGAAGGCTAAAGTAATAGAGTTAGCGAGACTTTATACAGAAGATTCTAAGTATTATCTTGAGAGAGGTGATTATATAACTGCCCTAGTTGATGTCGTTTATGCTGAAGGTCTGCTAGACGCAGTTAGTATTTTATCTGGTAAAGATCCTACTTCAGATGTTTCTAAAAGAGTATTCGTAGCAGGTACGTTCGACATTATACACCCCGGACATATAGAATTTTTAAGAGAAGCCTCTAAATATGGTCGTGTATATGCTGTAGTAGCTAGGGATTCTAATTCGGAAAAAATTAAAGGCAGAAAACCTATTAATGATGAGCAAACGAGGTTAGAGATTGTAAAAAGTATAAGATATGTTTTTGACGCAATATTAGGTGATCAAGAGGATTTTCTTAAGAGCGTCGAAAGAATTAACCCAGATATAATTTTCTTAGGACCAGATCAAAAGGTTGATGAGAATAAGTTATTAGAAGAGCTAAGGAAAAGAGGACTTAATCCACAAATAATAAGGTTAAGAGAGAGGATAAAAAGGTGGAATCACTCAAGTACTACTGATATAATAAATGAGATTAAAAAAAGATACTGTAACTCTTAAATTAAATGTAAACTTCTACTACTACTTCGTCACCATCTTTTATGTTTAGTTTTTCTCTAAGATAATATGGAGAAATTACCTCTAATACACTTTTTGGATGAACGGTCCTTAAAGGTATCACTACAGCTGCTGGTTTTAAGTTATTAATAGAAGCAGGATATAGTTTTACTGCACCTAATACTCTATCCTTATATTTATATTCTGGAATTAGTAAAGATGATGATGAGTCAAGTAACAATCTATTTTCTAAGGATCGTTTATCGTAAATTACAATATTTAATGTACCTGGATATGGTTCAAATCCCAATAATTTATTTATTTGTGTTTTATAATAGTCCATTGATATAAATATTCTTCCTTCTCCTAATCCAGATACTATATTACCCCTTATTTGTAAGCTATGCACTGATAATATTGCGTCCTTTAAAGTAGTTAAGCATGAGTTTAATACCTTTTCTCCCTCTTCTGTTAATCTTATTATTTCTCCCTCTTTAGATATAATTCTTACTATTAATTTATCATCCTCTAATTCCTTTAATTTTCTAGAAACTGACTGCTGAGAGATATTTAGCAATTTCGCTAATTCAGATTGTGTTACATAAGATTTTGTCTTAGAATATGCTATTATTTTAGCTAATATACAAATATTTGAATCATCTTTTCAAATAGATCCCTCAGTACATCCTAGTTCTGCTTCCTTATATTCTCCACTCATATCATCTTCCATATCTATAGTAGCCCAATTCCACTTTTCATTCCACGCATTACCTATCTTAATAGGCCTATCAAGTATACTTAACAATACTATTCTGCTTGGCACGTGTTCTGATAGGATATTATAGCCAGTATAATTAGCCAGTATTTTAGCGAATTCCTTTATTTCTTTATGCTTAGGCATGGCGTCTCTACTTAATCTATATGTAGAGGGTCCTACGTGCATATATGCTTTAACTTCTATATAAGTTGGCATAGCAATTTTTATCAAATTAGCAAATTCTTTGGCATCCTCTTCACTCATGTTATATCCCTTTATCATAGTTAATCTTATTACAGTAGGAGAACTAAAACTGGGTAACATTTCTAAAGTTCTCATCACTAATTGCCATGAATTAGCAACTACTGGTCTGTTAATCATTTTATGTTTTATCTCATTAGGCGCTTGAAGTGATACGAATAACTGTGTTGGTTCTTCTTCTAAACTCGCTAAAATATCTGGTCTTATTCCACTCGTAACTAAAAATGTAGTTAGTCCTCTTTTATGATATTCTTTTATTAATTCACCTAGTTTTTCGTAAAGTGTCGGTTCTCCAGTTAAACTTATTGCTACATGTGCTGGTTTCATTGCATCTCTAACTTTTTCGACATTAACTCCTTCTCTTCCTAAATATCCAGAAACGGCTTTCCTATGTTCTTCTATGCTTCTCTCTACTATATATTCTGGATCATCATACGCAGGCATTTTTGTATCATCCCAATCTAATCCTATGTCTTCTGGTTCTAATCTCCAACAATGTATACATCTAAACCAACACCAGGCAGCAGAAGGGGTCATTTGGACACATCTATGACTTTCAATTCCATAAAATTTACCCTTATAACAAGATCTATTACTTACTAATGCTTCATGTGTCCAGTGGCATTTCTTATATGCACTATGACTACCTATTATGTGATATTTTTCCTTCTGTAATTCACTAAATATTCTGCTTAACGTATCTATTCTTAAGCTACTTTGCATATCTTAAATCATATTACTTATGTATGAAAGGATTAAAAAGATTAGGCTTTAAATAGGCGCAGTTAAGTCATATAACTTTGTTATATTTTTCTCTATGTATGAAGAGATGCCAATAAGCTTCATATCCGATAGATATTTTCCCATAAGTTGTAATCCTATAGGTAAATTATTATAAAATCCTGCAGGCATAGATAATGCAGGTATTGCAGCCAAATTTGCTATTACAGTATTTAAATCCATTGCATACATTTTTACAGGGTCATTTACTACTTCACCAATTTTAGGAGGTAGAATTGGCATTGTAGGAGAGATTAAAATATCATATTTTTTAAATAGTTCGTCAAGACTTTTCTTTATTAAATTTCTAACTTTTAATGCCTTAATATAAAATTCTTCATAATAACCAGCACTTAATATGAAACTCCCTAACAATATTCTCCTCTTTACTTCTATTCCAAAACCTTCACCTCTATTTTTTGCATAGACTTCTCTCCAATTTCCCTCCATATATCTGCTATATCCGTATCTTACACCATCGTATCTAGCTAGATTGGAACTAGCCTCAGACATTGCTATAATATAGTATGCTGGTAACGCGTATTCCGCATATCCTAAGCGTGTATCCTCTATTATTGCTCCTTCACTTGCTAGTTTATTTATAATATTTTTTATTGTTAATAC
The genomic region above belongs to Saccharolobus caldissimus and contains:
- a CDS encoding metallophosphoesterase; the protein is MLEIAKGIQIDEDLPVLFIKNINSIVLSDVHIGYEGEMSKKGIYIPRIQKKRFINIVNKAISVFNTKNIIVNGDFKHTFDRLTRQEKEELNEILTYLKNEGANLTIVKGNHDNYISLVTEKFDNVKLVEDLDIGEIFITHGHKQIIPRSDTIYIIGHEHPRLSIRDRLGFSRKFQCFLEVPIKNTPGSKIIILPAIGIYQAGNDISLIHSNYMSNLVKEYAILEKAKPYVIVEGEGIMEFPELGLLRNILI
- a CDS encoding CTP-dependent riboflavin kinase, encoding MAYSKTKSYVTQSELAKLLNISQQSVSRKLKELEDDKLIVRIISKEGEIIRLTEEGEKVLNSCLTTLKDAILSVHSLQIRGNIVSGLGEGRIFISMDYYKTQINKLLGFEPYPGTLNIVIYDKRSLENRLLLDSSSSLLIPEYKYKDRVLGAVKLYPASINNLKPAAVVIPLRTVHPKSVLEVISPYYLREKLNIKDGDEVVVEVYI
- a CDS encoding BadF/BadG/BcrA/BcrD ATPase family protein, with amino-acid sequence MDYLLIDAGGTSTKVYVYNNGKIINEYRFQPASVATVGIYRAVSTITSIVSSFNRKFKGIAISLAGIDSQSVARDVKNQLYPKLSRYAERIIIEHDAHVVLMSNADRGCVTISGTGSIVYGFDGKKRIVKGDRGWLVGDLCSGFWLGREFLRELLSEFQGLSARNFIYFSNFRNEDDLVKFLYENSCNQAKIASFSYNLLNAAKRGNKKAINILRNCLQQFSYIVKNVCESVNSNIIYYFGGMFESSIYVELFTKEVEKKGIKSIKSKNIINGLLRLLQL
- the dph5 gene encoding diphthine synthase, translating into MGVLNLVGLGISKKFLTEVAIRTLKESDIIYFDNYTSKSCDINVNTLREIVGNKGNIIEADRTLLENNSRLIMEYLDKNYKVSIAVIGDALIATTHVSLVVEAKQRGHEVNIIPGISVHCYIISKSLLSSYKFGKSVTITFPYDDFIDPAIYNVISENKQLGLHTILYLDLKEGRAMTANEAIQILLKLEGKFKMNVISKSDIIIVGARLGCDDERIIATTIEEALKADFGSTPHIIILPGNLHYMEADAIKWMLMK
- a CDS encoding TATA-box-binding protein, which codes for MENIVATVTLEQNLDLYAMERSIPNIEYDPDQFPGLIFRLEQPKVTALIFKSGKMVVTGAKSTEELIKAVKRIIKTLKKYGIKIVGKPKIQIQNIVASANLHVHVNLDKAAFLLENNMYEPEQFPGLIFRMDDPRVVLLIFSSGKMVITGAKREDEAAKAVKKIFDKLSELDCIKPIEEEEELEL
- a CDS encoding DUF5622 domain-containing protein, which codes for MLKHGKYVYVELNKDKYLKVRVLKSRDENSPERYILTGFVSKKRPIKAQVIKLENLPTEIRDKITKTFL
- the twy1 gene encoding 4-demethylwyosine synthase TYW1, which translates into the protein MQSSLRIDTLSRIFSELQKEKYHIIGSHSAYKKCHWTHEALVSNRSCYKGKFYGIESHRCVQMTPSAAWCWFRCIHCWRLEPEDIGLDWDDTKMPAYDDPEYIVERSIEEHRKAVSGYLGREGVNVEKVRDAMKPAHVAISLTGEPTLYEKLGELIKEYHKRGLTTFLVTSGIRPDILASLEEEPTQLFVSLQAPNEIKHKMINRPVVANSWQLVMRTLEMLPSFSSPTVIRLTMIKGYNMSEEDAKEFANLIKIAMPTYIEVKAYMHVGPSTYRLSRDAMPKHKEIKEFAKILANYTGYNILSEHVPSRIVLLSILDRPIKIGNAWNEKWNWATIDMEDDMSGEYKEAELGCTEGSI
- a CDS encoding DUF373 family protein, with protein sequence MVKTIVIYIDIDDDISNLGFSTPIIGEEKCKLVLNEAANVMPTDSDFNSMVVAYNIYKELKRKGEDVEVVFISGSKNGGIEAQLEFSKKLDKVIEELLPQYAVVVYDSPDDAKAIPIIQSRLKISAVQQVIVEQYRGVEETYVLLAKYIRKALTEKRYARIFLGVPGIILALVGILSILNLTIYIEPTILITIGLAMIIKGLKIDDLIENWWENSTIMVITASVSIISLLVGLINLYIQIQLTKGLPPLQEFAFAVLQILPYVTFSAIVLFGGKAISKALNKDVKVWHDIIRIINIIFIYFVLFTVIKDILNNSYILTIQSLYVLILTSIIIISIYITLNALEKYGILERFIKKF
- a CDS encoding cytidylyltransferase family protein, yielding MDADEVRSRVEKYIKGMEERLKNVNMATIEEEKAKVIELARLYTEDSKYYLERGDYITALVDVVYAEGLLDAVSILSGKDPTSDVSKRVFVAGTFDIIHPGHIEFLREASKYGRVYAVVARDSNSEKIKGRKPINDEQTRLEIVKSIRYVFDAILGDQEDFLKSVERINPDIIFLGPDQKVDENKLLEELRKRGLNPQIIRLRERIKRWNHSSTTDIINEIKKRYCNS